A section of the Methanococcoides sp. LMO-2 genome encodes:
- a CDS encoding acetylornithine transaminase — translation MTKEITLSKDYESIVEQDKNYVMQTYTRQPIALESGNGSVVRDINGNEYIDCVAGIAVNNVGHCHPRVVEAISKQAEKLIHVSNLYYTDVQAQLAEELVGITGMGRAFFCNSGTEAVEAAMKLARVTTGKTEFIAAEHSFHGRTMGSLTVTHKSIYRTPFEPLIQGEKFVPYNDAQAIRDSITKDTAAVIVEPIQGEGGINVPSDEYLKEVREICDENEMLLIFDEVQTGFARTGKWFCKEHSKVDPDIMTMAKAIGGGFPMGAITARDGITFDKSQHAATFGGGPLACAAALASIGVIRDENLVERSAQMGEYFMDKLNSLELDNIVEVRGKGLMIGVEINRPCADIVDLARENGVLLNCTSEKVIRIAPPLVITKEQIDAVVDIIAQI, via the coding sequence ATGACCAAAGAGATTACTCTATCAAAAGATTACGAATCAATAGTAGAACAGGATAAAAATTACGTAATGCAGACATACACACGCCAGCCTATAGCTCTTGAGAGCGGAAACGGCTCAGTTGTCCGCGACATCAACGGTAATGAATACATTGACTGTGTGGCAGGAATTGCCGTGAACAATGTAGGACACTGCCACCCACGTGTTGTAGAGGCGATCAGCAAACAGGCTGAGAAGCTCATCCACGTATCAAATCTCTATTATACCGACGTCCAGGCACAGCTTGCCGAGGAACTTGTAGGCATTACCGGCATGGGCCGTGCATTCTTCTGTAACTCCGGTACCGAAGCCGTTGAAGCTGCAATGAAACTGGCAAGAGTAACAACCGGAAAGACCGAGTTCATCGCAGCAGAACACTCATTCCACGGCCGTACCATGGGATCCCTTACAGTTACACACAAATCCATCTACAGGACACCTTTCGAACCCCTCATCCAGGGAGAGAAGTTCGTACCCTACAACGACGCACAGGCCATCAGGGATTCAATAACAAAAGATACCGCAGCGGTAATCGTTGAACCGATACAGGGAGAAGGCGGTATCAATGTGCCATCTGACGAGTATCTCAAAGAAGTGCGTGAGATATGTGATGAGAACGAAATGCTCCTGATATTCGACGAGGTACAGACCGGTTTTGCCAGGACAGGAAAATGGTTCTGTAAAGAACACTCTAAGGTGGATCCCGATATCATGACAATGGCAAAGGCAATCGGCGGAGGATTCCCAATGGGTGCTATCACGGCACGTGATGGTATCACCTTCGACAAGAGCCAGCACGCTGCGACCTTCGGAGGCGGACCGCTTGCATGTGCCGCAGCCCTTGCATCCATAGGCGTGATCAGGGACGAGAACCTTGTGGAGCGCTCAGCACAGATGGGAGAGTACTTCATGGACAAGCTCAACTCACTTGAGCTTGACAACATCGTAGAGGTCCGCGGAAAAGGACTCATGATCGGTGTTGAAATCAACAGGCCATGCGCAGATATCGTAGACCTTGCAAGGGAGAACGGAGTGCTCCTCAACTGCACATCTGAGAAGGTCATCCGTATCGCACCTCCTCTTGTAATTACCAAAGAACAGATCGACGCGGTGGTGGACATAATTGCCCAGATATGA
- a CDS encoding MFS transporter — MKFEPYHLLFLAITVFFAMAGGAILAPVLPQMVDPLSSSPNEVAQLMAVYTISTAIFSLVIGHFVDRVKRKSVLVPCLVINGLMGLFSFFATDLHSLLILRFVQGIGIAGMMSLVMLVIGDVYSGIDRVHSMGRISMAIAIGSVTAPLIGGGLATIGWNYPFLFYVLSLPFALLVLLLLPETKECESSHGSGLGNAFRELRDFRILYTVFLSFAIFFLLFSIVVFLPFMLKDVFGFAAKEAGLVLSIQGLAIIMVASNIKKLAEKLPLIVLIGLGFTLVGISISLISWTASLPVLFLLLLLFGGGFGLCQTAIDSQIIQISPPASRGGVLSIHNTMKYVGQSASPVVLGVILLFFDLHMVFLFSGIFGILVAAATLFFRGRFIVENSI, encoded by the coding sequence ATGAAATTCGAACCCTACCATCTGCTCTTCCTTGCAATAACCGTATTCTTTGCAATGGCAGGCGGTGCCATCCTTGCCCCTGTACTTCCGCAGATGGTGGATCCGCTAAGCAGCAGCCCGAATGAAGTGGCACAGCTCATGGCGGTCTACACCATATCCACAGCCATATTTTCTCTTGTAATCGGGCACTTCGTCGACCGTGTGAAAAGGAAATCCGTGCTTGTCCCCTGTCTTGTTATAAACGGGCTGATGGGCCTTTTCAGCTTCTTTGCCACCGACCTGCATAGCCTGCTCATACTGAGGTTTGTGCAGGGTATCGGTATCGCCGGTATGATGTCACTGGTGATGCTGGTGATAGGGGATGTCTACTCAGGGATAGATCGTGTCCATTCCATGGGCAGGATCAGCATGGCAATAGCCATTGGTTCGGTCACTGCACCTCTCATTGGAGGCGGGCTGGCAACTATCGGCTGGAACTATCCGTTCCTTTTCTATGTACTCTCACTGCCATTCGCCCTGCTTGTACTTCTGCTGCTTCCTGAAACAAAGGAATGCGAATCATCACATGGAAGCGGACTTGGGAATGCATTTCGTGAACTAAGGGACTTCAGGATACTTTACACCGTTTTCCTGAGCTTTGCCATCTTCTTCCTGCTGTTCTCCATAGTCGTCTTCCTGCCGTTCATGCTCAAGGATGTGTTCGGATTTGCTGCCAAAGAGGCCGGTCTGGTCCTTTCCATCCAGGGACTTGCCATTATCATGGTGGCATCAAACATCAAAAAGCTTGCAGAGAAACTTCCCCTGATCGTCCTCATCGGTCTGGGCTTCACTCTTGTGGGAATATCTATCTCCCTTATCTCATGGACAGCTTCACTTCCTGTCCTCTTCCTGTTATTGCTGTTGTTCGGTGGTGGCTTCGGACTTTGCCAGACAGCAATCGACTCCCAGATCATACAGATATCTCCTCCGGCATCACGTGGTGGTGTCCTTTCGATCCACAATACCATGAAATATGTTGGACAAAGTGCGTCACCAGTGGTCCTGGGTGTCATATTGCTTTTCTTCGACCTGCATATGGTGTTCCTCTTCTCAGGTATCTTCGGAATACTCGTTGCAGCTGCAACCCTGTTCTTCAGGGGGAGATTCATTGTGGAAAACAGTATCTGA
- a CDS encoding RtcB family protein → MEEEQEGQGGIQESLKRIDDNIWEIPIGTKPGMNVPGRIFLSDKLIHNLEPEALDQVANVAMLPGIQKYSMAMPDAHLGYGFPIGGVAAFDEEEGVISPGGVGFDINCGVRLLRSNLTVDDVRPVMKELTEKLFQSVPAGVGSKSRLRASDSELDDIFLHGSRWAVENGYGVEADLEHCEGGGCIEGGDVSHISSKARKRGKPQAGTLGSGNHFLEVQYIDQIYDREVAEKFGLEEGQVTFMIHCGSRGTGHQICTDHLRTISQASKKYKISLPDKQLACAPAQSDEAQNYFRSMICAANYAWNNRQVITHWTREVISDIFRSDMDELGLDLVYDVAHNVAKLEEHTVDGKKKNVYVHRKGATRAFPPGHKDVPQAYRDVGQPVLIPGSMGTASFVLHGAEASMDISFGSACHGAGRVMSRAHAKKEFHGEDVKSDLEKSGIMVRAAHPSVIAEEAPGVYKSSSDVVNVVHDLGIAGKVARMMPLGVVKG, encoded by the coding sequence ATGGAAGAAGAACAAGAAGGACAGGGCGGCATACAGGAATCGCTCAAAAGGATAGACGATAACATATGGGAGATACCCATCGGAACAAAGCCGGGAATGAACGTACCCGGAAGGATATTTCTCTCAGACAAACTGATCCACAACCTTGAGCCGGAGGCACTCGACCAGGTTGCAAACGTGGCAATGCTTCCTGGAATTCAGAAATATTCCATGGCCATGCCCGATGCACACCTTGGGTACGGCTTCCCAATAGGAGGCGTTGCCGCCTTCGACGAGGAAGAAGGAGTGATCAGCCCAGGTGGCGTGGGTTTTGATATCAACTGCGGAGTTCGCCTCCTGCGCTCCAACCTCACTGTTGATGATGTACGCCCTGTGATGAAAGAGCTCACAGAGAAGCTTTTCCAATCCGTGCCTGCAGGCGTGGGTTCAAAAAGCCGCCTGAGGGCCTCGGATAGTGAACTGGATGACATATTCCTGCACGGATCCCGCTGGGCAGTTGAGAACGGCTACGGAGTGGAAGCTGACCTCGAGCACTGCGAAGGCGGCGGATGCATTGAAGGAGGAGATGTCAGCCATATCAGCTCCAAGGCCCGCAAGAGAGGAAAACCACAGGCAGGCACACTGGGTAGTGGGAACCACTTCCTTGAGGTACAGTATATAGACCAGATATATGACCGGGAAGTTGCCGAAAAGTTCGGGCTGGAAGAAGGACAGGTCACCTTCATGATACACTGCGGTTCAAGAGGTACAGGACACCAGATCTGCACGGATCACCTTCGTACGATCTCGCAAGCTTCAAAGAAGTACAAGATCTCACTTCCTGACAAGCAGCTTGCATGCGCTCCGGCACAGTCCGACGAAGCACAGAACTACTTCAGGTCCATGATATGCGCTGCTAACTATGCATGGAACAACAGGCAGGTCATAACCCACTGGACCAGAGAGGTCATATCAGACATCTTCAGGTCAGACATGGATGAGCTCGGACTTGATCTTGTATATGACGTTGCACACAATGTTGCAAAGCTGGAAGAGCATACCGTGGACGGGAAGAAAAAGAATGTCTATGTCCACAGGAAAGGCGCTACAAGGGCATTCCCACCGGGACACAAGGACGTTCCGCAGGCATATCGTGACGTGGGCCAGCCGGTATTGATACCAGGAAGTATGGGGACCGCATCTTTCGTACTTCACGGAGCAGAAGCCTCAATGGACATCTCTTTCGGAAGTGCATGCCACGGAGCCGGCAGGGTCATGAGCCGTGCTCATGCAAAGAAAGAGTTCCACGGCGAGGATGTCAAGAGCGATCTTGAGAAAAGCGGCATCATGGTAAGGGCTGCACATCCATCGGTTATCGCAGAGGAAGCACCCGGGGTTTACAAGTCCAGCAGTGATGTGGTCAATGTTGTCCACGATCTTGGCATTGCGGGAAAGGTTGCCAGAATGATGCCTCTTGGTGTTGTAAAAGGCTGA
- the hisC gene encoding histidinol-phosphate transaminase translates to MPRYELIKEEVASIAKYVPGKSIDDIVRAYGLDPASVIKLGSNENPLGPSQKAVKALIDDAQGISIYPSADARELVEAISEYTGIAADHIVASGPGMDGLLDGLSRLVISRGDEVILTTPTFSYYEISARANGAVPVYVQREEDFSVDIEKLIDAITPRTKIIFLCSPNNPSGNVIPEEDILRIAEATDALVFVDEAYVEFADRNVAHLVPEYDNIIVGRTFSKAFGLAGMRIGYGMIPIWLKEEYMKIATPFNVSSAAVAAGVAALSDTEHLNRSIELARTGKKYLQDNIPFKVYDTQANFVLVDVAPHKARDVTTELLKKGIIVRDCTSFANAGDSLIRITIGTEEQNKKVVEGFSSI, encoded by the coding sequence TTGCCCAGATATGAGCTGATAAAGGAAGAGGTCGCATCCATTGCAAAATATGTACCCGGCAAATCCATCGACGACATCGTAAGAGCTTACGGCCTTGACCCTGCATCTGTGATAAAGCTCGGTTCAAATGAGAACCCTCTGGGGCCATCACAAAAAGCAGTGAAAGCACTCATAGATGATGCACAGGGAATTAGCATATACCCTTCAGCCGATGCCCGTGAGCTCGTGGAAGCGATCTCCGAATATACCGGCATAGCCGCAGACCACATCGTGGCATCCGGCCCGGGAATGGACGGGCTTCTGGACGGACTTTCAAGACTTGTCATAAGCCGTGGTGATGAGGTCATCCTCACAACACCGACGTTCTCCTACTATGAGATATCCGCACGTGCGAACGGCGCTGTTCCTGTTTACGTCCAGCGTGAAGAGGACTTCTCAGTGGATATTGAAAAGCTGATCGATGCTATCACGCCAAGAACAAAGATCATCTTCCTGTGCTCACCAAACAACCCATCAGGTAATGTGATACCTGAAGAGGACATACTCCGGATCGCAGAGGCCACTGATGCCCTCGTGTTCGTTGATGAGGCATACGTTGAATTCGCTGACAGGAATGTCGCACACCTTGTTCCGGAATATGACAACATCATTGTGGGAAGGACATTCTCAAAGGCATTCGGACTCGCCGGCATGAGGATCGGATACGGAATGATTCCTATCTGGCTCAAGGAAGAGTACATGAAGATCGCAACCCCGTTCAATGTAAGCTCTGCGGCAGTAGCTGCAGGTGTTGCTGCACTTTCAGATACAGAACACCTCAACAGGAGCATTGAACTGGCACGTACGGGCAAGAAATATCTTCAGGACAACATCCCGTTCAAGGTCTACGACACCCAGGCAAACTTTGTGCTTGTTGACGTAGCCCCTCACAAGGCACGTGATGTTACCACGGAATTGCTCAAGAAAGGAATAATTGTTCGCGACTGTACTTCCTTTGCCAATGCAGGAGATTCACTCATACGCATTACCATCGGCACAGAAGAGCAGAACAAAAAGGTCGTGGAAGGGTTCTCTTCCATCTGA
- a CDS encoding aldolase, giving the protein MAKFGKKLVDHGLVESNFGNISVRIADRMIITKSGVALDEITEDGVVEVPIEGTSELDRIASTETVVHRAIYRNTPALAIMHAHCPYSVTQTLIGDPDSIIPLDSEGIHFLHEIPVFRGMMGTAGLAEGAANALSDHKGAIAYSHGTFAIGKTLAEAYIITTQIEHSCRIKYLVDLAKK; this is encoded by the coding sequence ATGGCAAAATTCGGAAAAAAGCTGGTAGATCATGGGCTTGTTGAGTCCAATTTCGGGAATATCAGCGTGCGTATCGCAGACAGGATGATAATAACAAAGAGTGGCGTGGCACTTGATGAGATCACTGAGGACGGGGTCGTGGAAGTGCCCATAGAGGGAACGTCGGAACTTGACAGGATAGCATCCACTGAGACCGTGGTGCACCGCGCCATTTACAGGAACACTCCTGCACTTGCCATAATGCACGCCCATTGTCCGTATTCAGTTACCCAGACGCTCATCGGGGATCCTGACAGCATCATTCCCCTTGACAGCGAAGGGATCCACTTCCTGCATGAGATCCCCGTTTTCAGGGGAATGATGGGTACTGCCGGACTGGCAGAGGGAGCGGCAAATGCACTGTCCGACCATAAGGGAGCTATCGCATACAGCCACGGAACCTTCGCCATCGGCAAGACCCTTGCTGAGGCTTATATCATCACAACACAGATCGAGCATTCCTGCAGGATCAAATATCTGGTAGATCTCGCAAAGAAGTGA
- a CDS encoding dihydroneopterin aldolase family protein, whose amino-acid sequence MAENTITDRDNVLFEAGIKLGALYHQFTGSPVSLRTVESLEEAIAQSISVQPCVENITVSIDRDMVRSKLNDEFGYCELEGRMLNVQIDAKYGSAKVHVSMEFNKELDYPLMKIDKID is encoded by the coding sequence ATGGCCGAAAACACAATAACTGACAGGGACAACGTACTTTTTGAAGCCGGGATCAAACTCGGAGCTTTGTATCACCAGTTCACCGGCTCTCCTGTGAGCCTGAGGACCGTGGAAAGTCTTGAGGAAGCTATTGCACAGAGCATCTCGGTACAGCCATGCGTGGAGAACATCACAGTTTCCATTGACAGGGATATGGTACGTTCAAAGCTCAATGATGAGTTCGGATACTGTGAGCTGGAAGGTCGTATGCTCAACGTCCAGATCGATGCAAAATATGGCTCTGCAAAGGTCCATGTCTCAATGGAGTTCAATAAGGAGCTGGACTATCCATTAATGAAAATAGATAAAATAGACTGA
- a CDS encoding CDP-alcohol phosphatidyltransferase family protein: MTIDALRPAATRILDPLAISIARRGISPNSLSIASLGFAVLAGICFYFSIERPLFALAALLFVGLNSSLDALDGAVARYMRTDSRKGDFLDHVIDRYSDVFIICGMFFGGHVQWQIGTITIVLVLLVSYLGTQAQALGIGRFYGGIMGRADRLVVILLASIAYVIHSEMVLGYSMIGWGIIIIAIGSHITTIQRMGSIWKLL, translated from the coding sequence ATGACCATAGATGCATTAAGACCTGCTGCCACAAGGATACTGGACCCGCTAGCCATATCGATCGCAAGAAGGGGCATATCACCAAACTCCCTTTCAATTGCATCCTTAGGGTTCGCAGTACTGGCAGGAATATGTTTCTACTTCTCGATTGAAAGACCTTTATTTGCACTTGCAGCGCTCCTTTTCGTAGGTCTCAATTCATCCCTTGATGCACTGGACGGAGCAGTTGCAAGATACATGCGCACCGATAGCAGAAAAGGCGACTTCCTTGACCATGTCATCGATCGCTATTCCGATGTGTTCATCATCTGCGGAATGTTCTTCGGAGGACATGTGCAGTGGCAGATAGGTACCATAACCATCGTCCTTGTACTACTGGTCAGCTATCTCGGGACACAGGCACAGGCACTGGGAATCGGAAGGTTCTACGGCGGCATCATGGGCAGGGCTGACAGGCTCGTGGTGATACTTCTTGCATCCATAGCATACGTAATCCACAGCGAGATGGTGCTGGGATACAGCATGATAGGCTGGGGCATAATCATCATAGCTATCGGAAGCCACATAACTACCATACAGAGAATGGGCAGCATATGGAAGCTCCTCTAA
- a CDS encoding polymer-forming cytoskeletal protein, translating into MKTFVIPDNTKMEERNIVLDGDIIIGNHSDVRYGLIANSAILGERVEVSGDIKTISDIRIDIWSHIGGTVKTKENAYIGEFVSIDGKLVVKGDLDIGNDVKIKGGFEAKGWIVVRNPVPVIAYLFLYLTELLRMGKDEEVEKALNELFDEEVETIGSVAMIIPNGSKISIDSIRVPSNAVIGNDCRLVGNIRATSLDMANGTTLYGSIRTMNTVNLGENNIIHGNIVSRGEVYIDKGTHVLGEINASSIRIHETARVDGVMRASGGIVFEREGEDALTDNELMTLDI; encoded by the coding sequence TTGAAAACGTTTGTCATTCCAGACAATACAAAAATGGAAGAGCGCAATATCGTGCTGGATGGGGACATCATAATAGGTAACCATTCCGATGTACGATATGGCCTTATAGCTAATTCTGCGATCCTTGGGGAAAGGGTCGAGGTTTCCGGCGATATAAAAACAATATCAGACATCAGGATCGATATATGGTCCCATATCGGCGGTACTGTCAAGACCAAAGAGAACGCCTACATCGGAGAGTTCGTCTCTATTGACGGGAAACTTGTGGTCAAAGGAGACCTTGACATAGGCAACGATGTAAAGATCAAGGGCGGTTTTGAGGCAAAGGGATGGATCGTGGTAAGAAACCCGGTCCCGGTGATCGCCTACCTGTTCCTGTACCTGACCGAACTTTTACGCATGGGCAAGGATGAAGAGGTCGAGAAGGCATTGAATGAGCTGTTCGATGAAGAAGTCGAGACCATCGGAAGCGTTGCCATGATAATACCCAACGGCTCAAAAATATCCATTGACTCAATAAGAGTACCTTCAAACGCTGTGATCGGAAACGATTGTCGCCTTGTTGGGAACATACGCGCCACTTCCCTCGATATGGCAAATGGCACCACACTTTACGGAAGCATACGTACCATGAACACGGTGAACCTTGGTGAGAACAACATAATACACGGGAACATAGTCTCACGTGGAGAGGTGTACATCGATAAAGGCACACATGTCCTTGGAGAGATCAATGCCAGTTCCATAAGGATACATGAGACCGCACGTGTGGACGGTGTCATGAGAGCATCAGGAGGTATCGTCTTCGAAAGAGAAGGAGAAGATGCCCTCACCGATAATGAGCTGATGACACTCGATATTTGA
- a CDS encoding PAS domain-containing sensor histidine kinase, with protein MNDLGYDYSYGGPGGFPITRKYKSDVKDGLGAARINSSHDEKTENYIPGNTNSSNVEKTIKSRESLLRNVLEATDDGIAFFDINGTIRLSNKRFREIWNIPNEAEIGKNYLEAFTKYGVLQLKNASEVLSKIQNLSGPQGSNSDLLYFRDGRIFEYYLFPVITDGILKGYVCSYRDITMRKKAESDLQEYARELEHSNELKDLFTDIIRHDLMNPAGLVKGFVEILLRREFDPDTTEKLRAIKRNNGKLIDMIESASKLSRLEAISVLEFKETDVGAIVKLAIQSLGKQFRSKQIVLEDNATGKYNAKTSPVLEEVFVNLLSNAIKYSPGGSRVIVDILDNGDEWKITVTDSGEGVADEDKPFVFERFKRATKASVKGTGLGLAIVKRIIDLHGGEVGVEDNPEGQGSVFWVTVKKA; from the coding sequence TTGAATGATTTGGGGTACGATTATTCATATGGGGGTCCAGGAGGTTTTCCTATCACCAGAAAGTATAAATCTGATGTAAAAGATGGGCTTGGGGCAGCCCGGATCAATTCTTCTCATGACGAAAAGACGGAGAATTACATTCCTGGCAATACTAATAGTAGCAATGTGGAGAAGACGATAAAAAGCAGGGAATCCCTTTTAAGAAATGTCCTGGAAGCTACGGACGACGGCATTGCTTTTTTTGATATCAATGGGACGATAAGGCTGTCGAACAAAAGGTTCCGTGAGATCTGGAATATTCCCAATGAAGCTGAGATCGGGAAGAACTACCTTGAAGCATTTACCAAATATGGTGTACTCCAACTAAAAAATGCCAGCGAAGTCCTTTCAAAGATACAGAACCTTTCAGGTCCTCAAGGATCCAATTCGGATCTTCTTTATTTCAGGGATGGCCGTATTTTTGAGTACTATCTTTTTCCTGTAATTACAGATGGGATCCTTAAGGGGTATGTATGCAGTTACAGGGACATCACTATGAGGAAGAAAGCAGAGTCCGATCTTCAGGAATATGCCCGGGAACTGGAGCACTCAAATGAACTTAAGGACCTGTTCACAGATATCATTCGCCATGACCTCATGAATCCTGCAGGTCTTGTGAAAGGATTTGTGGAAATATTGCTTAGGAGGGAGTTCGACCCGGACACCACTGAAAAGCTCCGTGCAATTAAGCGAAATAACGGAAAACTTATCGATATGATCGAATCAGCATCCAAGCTTTCAAGGCTGGAAGCGATCAGTGTACTGGAGTTCAAGGAAACGGATGTTGGTGCGATCGTAAAGCTGGCAATACAGTCCCTTGGCAAACAATTCAGGAGCAAGCAGATCGTTCTCGAGGACAATGCAACCGGTAAATACAATGCAAAGACAAGCCCTGTACTGGAAGAGGTCTTCGTGAACCTGCTTTCAAATGCAATAAAATACAGCCCCGGGGGAAGCAGGGTTATTGTTGACATTCTCGACAACGGTGATGAGTGGAAGATTACAGTAACTGATTCCGGAGAGGGAGTTGCTGATGAGGACAAGCCATTCGTTTTCGAGAGGTTCAAACGTGCAACCAAGGCGTCTGTAAAGGGCACCGGTCTGGGCCTTGCTATTGTCAAAAGGATAATTGATCTTCATGGCGGTGAAGTGGGGGTAGAGGACAACCCCGAAGGACAGGGAAGTGTTTTCTGGGTTACTGTGAAGAAGGCCTGA
- a CDS encoding archease: MQNSDLEYEYLEHTADAKFRAYGKTMEEAFENAAVAMFNVMINTSKVDCIHTEDIELTAPDIDDLLVDWLSELLFIFEVDFISFGKFEVKSITQEDGEYKLSARASGEEIDLEKHEIDTEVKAATYNDLKAEETPEGFMVQVTVDT, from the coding sequence ATGCAGAATTCTGACCTGGAATATGAATATCTTGAACACACGGCAGATGCCAAGTTCAGGGCCTACGGGAAAACAATGGAAGAGGCCTTTGAGAACGCAGCCGTTGCCATGTTCAACGTAATGATCAATACCTCAAAGGTCGACTGCATACATACAGAAGATATCGAGCTTACAGCACCTGATATCGACGACCTTCTGGTGGACTGGCTCTCAGAACTCCTGTTCATCTTTGAGGTGGACTTCATATCCTTCGGAAAGTTCGAGGTAAAAAGTATCACACAGGAGGATGGAGAATACAAATTATCAGCACGCGCAAGCGGTGAAGAGATAGACCTCGAAAAACACGAGATCGATACCGAGGTCAAAGCTGCGACATACAACGACCTTAAGGCAGAAGAAACACCGGAAGGGTTCATGGTACAGGTCACAGTGGATACATGA
- a CDS encoding PUA domain-containing protein — protein MDKKAKMIKRVRVMADYQFGKGCGEILFPDNITFQLSRTKRIRQIMLDGKRVATARAKDGMLTLSMEAAATVHSHIPAPGLRVTVCDDAVPFVAKGKTTFAKHVTAIDPGLRSGDEVIVVDENDNAIATGQLMLSPDEVEALDTGAAVDVRCGCEQ, from the coding sequence ATGGATAAAAAGGCGAAGATGATTAAAAGAGTTCGTGTTATGGCTGACTACCAGTTCGGCAAGGGATGTGGAGAGATCCTTTTCCCCGATAACATAACCTTCCAGCTCTCAAGGACAAAACGTATCCGGCAGATCATGCTTGACGGAAAGCGTGTTGCAACAGCAAGGGCAAAGGACGGAATGCTCACACTCAGCATGGAAGCTGCTGCAACGGTCCACTCACACATACCTGCACCAGGCCTCAGAGTTACGGTCTGTGATGATGCAGTTCCTTTTGTTGCAAAGGGAAAGACAACATTCGCAAAGCATGTGACTGCAATCGACCCTGGCCTTCGAAGCGGGGACGAGGTCATTGTTGTTGATGAGAACGACAATGCCATTGCAACCGGACAGCTCATGCTTTCACCGGATGAGGTGGAAGCACTGGACACCGGTGCTGCGGTGGATGTTCGCTGTGGATGTGAGCAGTAA
- a CDS encoding 4Fe-4S binding protein, which translates to MQNAINKEQLKKDGFLPQRQNNLCSMRIGITGGYVEAAQLRALADAAEKYGEGHVHITSRQGIEVPFVDLENVEAVKTDMKKADVRPGVAGRRVRAVVACQGNRVCNHGLIDCQGIAEKIDREHFGADVPYKFKIAITGCPAACLKPQENDIGIMGAVHPEWKKDACTGCGLCVKRCKADAITLEEGKIHIDMNNCILCGECILACPKDTIVPFRTGYTIFAGGKVGRFPRDGTRVAEVATEEEVYDIVNRTIEYYRENGGKDERLGNLMDREGIDNFRDTILK; encoded by the coding sequence ATGCAAAATGCGATTAATAAGGAACAATTGAAGAAAGATGGATTTCTACCGCAGAGACAGAATAACTTGTGTTCAATGCGTATTGGCATCACCGGCGGCTATGTGGAAGCCGCACAGTTAAGGGCCCTTGCAGATGCTGCTGAGAAGTACGGAGAGGGACATGTACATATCACCTCCAGACAGGGGATCGAAGTTCCTTTTGTTGATCTTGAGAATGTGGAAGCTGTGAAAACAGATATGAAAAAGGCAGATGTTCGCCCGGGTGTTGCCGGAAGAAGGGTAAGGGCTGTCGTCGCATGCCAGGGCAACCGGGTGTGTAATCACGGACTGATAGACTGCCAGGGAATTGCTGAAAAGATCGACAGAGAACATTTCGGAGCAGATGTCCCATACAAGTTCAAGATCGCGATCACAGGATGTCCTGCAGCGTGCCTGAAACCACAGGAGAACGACATTGGGATCATGGGAGCCGTTCATCCTGAATGGAAAAAGGATGCATGCACAGGATGTGGATTGTGTGTAAAGCGCTGCAAAGCAGATGCCATTACTCTTGAAGAGGGAAAGATCCATATTGACATGAACAACTGCATACTCTGTGGAGAATGTATCCTCGCCTGCCCAAAAGATACAATTGTGCCTTTTAGGACAGGATATACCATCTTTGCAGGCGGGAAAGTGGGCAGGTTCCCACGCGATGGAACCAGGGTAGCGGAAGTTGCCACTGAGGAAGAAGTTTATGACATCGTTAACAGGACGATAGAATATTATCGCGAGAATGGTGGAAAGGATGAGAGACTTGGGAATCTTATGGATAGGGAAGGTATCGACAACTTCAGAGATACAATTCTGAAATAA